In Nostoc sp. GT001, a genomic segment contains:
- a CDS encoding aspartyl/asparaginyl beta-hydroxylase domain-containing protein gives MIVKNSAKITSSLLLLKVFKLGSKFLKLLYPKENIQRIDDAIKTYISFLEKSATDYTQKKSDFLYPGITHKPWYETHDNDVLQLVDDRLKKGFSDIKNEWLAYLSSRQKVVSIYNASEIYSHLKDEDWQGYQLRYKGKFTETGVALFPNTVKILSELEPFLYGNGLVEFLVMKPGVIVPPHIDDMNISLTCHLGITIPENCGLRVASKTQNLTQGGILFFDNSFEHEAWNKSQEERVILLLELYHPELTNFEKALLKLISTS, from the coding sequence ATGATTGTAAAAAACTCCGCAAAAATCACATCATCTCTTTTGTTACTCAAGGTGTTCAAATTAGGGAGCAAGTTTTTAAAACTTTTATATCCAAAAGAAAATATTCAGCGTATTGATGATGCCATAAAGACTTACATCTCATTCTTGGAGAAATCTGCGACCGATTATACTCAAAAAAAGAGTGATTTTTTATATCCTGGTATTACTCATAAACCCTGGTATGAAACACATGATAATGATGTTTTACAACTTGTGGATGACAGACTAAAAAAAGGATTTAGTGATATAAAAAATGAGTGGTTAGCTTATTTGTCATCTAGACAGAAAGTAGTTTCAATCTACAATGCAAGTGAAATATATTCGCACCTTAAGGATGAAGATTGGCAAGGATACCAGCTGAGGTATAAAGGTAAATTTACAGAGACAGGTGTTGCTCTTTTTCCCAATACAGTAAAGATTTTATCTGAGTTGGAACCTTTCCTATATGGCAACGGATTAGTGGAGTTTCTTGTTATGAAACCAGGAGTTATAGTACCACCACACATAGATGATATGAATATTTCTTTAACATGTCACCTGGGAATTACGATTCCAGAAAATTGTGGTTTGAGAGTTGCTAGTAAAACACAAAATTTAACTCAAGGTGGCATTTTATTTTTTGATAATAGTTTTGAACATGAAGCTTGGAATAAAAGCCAGGAAGAACGAGTCATTTTATTATTAGAGTTATATCATCCAGAACTCACCAATTTTGAAAAGGCTTTATTAAAGCTTATCTCCACCAGTTAA
- a CDS encoding condensation domain-containing protein: MSDLSQRIAGLSPEKLQLLAQRLHKKKENIFSQSQIVRQSRESNLFPLSFAQQRLWFIDQLRPGNIAYNISQPMRLVGYLNVAALEQSFHEVVRRHEVLRTTFTVVDGQPLQVIAPSLSFKLLVVDLQELSQKQRETDILRLASEEAQRPFDLTKGPLLRVTLLQLAAAEYVLLLTMHHIVADGWAIGVLIHEIATLYEAFSVGKPSPFSELSIQYADFAVWQRQWLQGERLETQLAYWQKQLGGKLPVLELPSNHPQSPIQTFSGAREALVLPKTLSEKLKALNQRQGITLFMILLAAFQTLLHWYTDQEDIVVGTDIANRNQAETKELIGFFVNQLVLRTDLSGNPTFVELLERVREMTLEAYAHQDLPFDKLVDVLNPKRELNRTPLFQVKIVLENTQTPSLQLPGLTITSLKVENKTVQFDLLLELNETEQGLFGVWEYNTDLFDRGSIVRLSNIFATLLNKIATHPETKLSELKIILNELDKKHNFAREEAYQNTIQQKLTNVKRRTSR, translated from the coding sequence ATGAGTGACCTTTCGCAACGGATCGCTGGTCTTTCTCCAGAGAAACTTCAGCTTCTTGCACAACGCCTTCACAAGAAAAAAGAGAACATCTTTTCACAATCGCAAATAGTTCGTCAAAGTCGAGAATCTAACTTATTTCCTCTATCTTTTGCCCAGCAAAGGTTGTGGTTTATCGACCAGTTACGGCCTGGGAATATCGCCTATAATATATCTCAGCCCATGCGTCTTGTAGGATACTTAAATGTGGCGGCGCTAGAGCAAAGCTTTCACGAAGTTGTGAGACGGCACGAAGTTTTAAGAACTACATTCACAGTAGTTGATGGACAACCTCTGCAAGTTATTGCTCCAAGTTTGAGCTTCAAACTACTAGTAGTAGATTTACAAGAGCTTTCTCAAAAGCAAAGAGAAACTGATATTTTACGACTGGCGAGTGAAGAAGCGCAACGGCCTTTCGACCTAACCAAAGGCCCTTTATTGCGAGTTACTTTATTACAACTAGCAGCGGCAGAATATGTATTATTGTTGACTATGCATCATATTGTCGCTGATGGCTGGGCTATAGGTGTGCTAATTCACGAAATTGCAACTTTGTACGAAGCTTTTTCTGTTGGCAAACCCTCACCCTTTTCGGAACTCTCAATTCAGTATGCAGACTTTGCTGTTTGGCAACGACAGTGGTTACAGGGAGAGCGACTAGAAACTCAACTTGCTTACTGGCAAAAGCAATTAGGCGGTAAACTTCCTGTTCTGGAACTGCCTAGTAATCACCCCCAATCGCCTATCCAGACTTTCTCAGGAGCTAGGGAAGCTCTGGTTCTACCCAAAACTTTATCTGAGAAGCTAAAGGCTCTGAATCAGCGCCAAGGTATCACACTGTTTATGATTCTGTTGGCGGCTTTTCAGACTTTGCTGCACTGGTACACCGATCAAGAAGATATCGTTGTTGGTACTGATATTGCCAACCGCAATCAAGCTGAGACTAAAGAGTTAATCGGGTTTTTTGTTAACCAATTAGTGTTGCGTACAGATTTATCAGGAAATCCTACTTTTGTAGAGTTGTTAGAACGAGTCCGCGAAATGACTTTAGAAGCTTATGCTCACCAGGATTTACCCTTTGACAAACTGGTTGATGTTCTGAATCCAAAACGAGAGTTGAACCGCACACCGTTATTTCAAGTCAAAATTGTTTTGGAAAATACTCAAACTCCTTCTTTACAACTTCCAGGTCTAACTATCACATCTTTGAAGGTTGAAAACAAAACAGTGCAGTTTGACTTGTTGTTGGAGTTAAACGAAACGGAGCAGGGATTATTTGGTGTATGGGAATATAACACTGATCTATTTGATCGGGGCAGCATTGTTAGATTATCAAATATTTTTGCAACACTTCTAAATAAGATTGCGACACACCCAGAAACGAAATTAAGTGAACTAAAGATAATTCTCAATGAACTAGATAAGAAGCATAATTTTGCTAGAGAAGAAGCTTATCAAAATACTATCCAACAAAAGTTAACCAACGTTAAACGTAGAACGAGTAGATAA
- a CDS encoding cupin-like domain-containing protein yields the protein MQLPLYFSEIIALSFLIVALIVCIRLVIYLLKRRWNKEKYKLVWTPIDFVERRSNLSYNEFVKEYASVGKPVIITDVLKDWKATTKWTLDFFKSECGTIKCAVKEDKNEIEGLMTIADYIDYINIGNSDRRFYLANWFISDHPQLLEDYKEPIYFPNWLQRLPRKLLKKYELDNPELFIGHKDTSIGLHKDPNNGSAWLGMIRGRKQIVLFTPDQEELLYSGKVNVFNPNLDKFPLYAKTNSVEVILEAGEILYIPPNWWHHVRNLENTIAVGSLLLNEWNSELFFQSITEKNPIKGHLLPLVLEFPWLGKTLFAIGVI from the coding sequence ATGCAGTTACCACTTTATTTTTCGGAAATTATTGCATTGAGTTTTTTAATAGTTGCTTTAATTGTTTGTATACGCTTAGTTATCTATTTACTCAAAAGAAGATGGAATAAGGAAAAATACAAGTTAGTATGGACACCCATTGATTTTGTTGAGCGTCGTAGTAACCTTTCATATAATGAGTTTGTAAAAGAGTATGCATCTGTTGGTAAACCTGTCATTATTACTGATGTGCTAAAAGACTGGAAAGCAACAACAAAATGGACTTTAGATTTTTTTAAATCCGAGTGTGGAACAATAAAATGTGCTGTGAAAGAAGATAAAAATGAAATTGAGGGTTTGATGACTATTGCTGATTATATTGATTATATTAATATCGGGAATAGCGACAGACGTTTCTATTTAGCTAACTGGTTTATTTCTGATCATCCTCAGCTTTTAGAGGACTATAAAGAACCAATATATTTTCCAAATTGGTTACAAAGACTACCAAGAAAGCTGCTAAAAAAATATGAATTAGATAACCCTGAACTATTTATAGGTCATAAAGATACATCGATAGGTCTTCACAAAGATCCAAATAATGGTTCTGCATGGTTGGGAATGATTAGAGGGAGAAAACAAATAGTTTTATTTACACCAGATCAAGAAGAACTTTTGTACTCTGGAAAAGTTAATGTTTTCAATCCCAATTTAGATAAATTTCCACTATATGCTAAGACAAATTCAGTAGAAGTCATACTAGAAGCTGGAGAGATTTTATATATTCCACCAAATTGGTGGCATCATGTGAGGAATCTTGAAAACACCATTGCAGTGGGAAGTCTCTTACTAAACGAGTGGAACTCAGAATTGTTTTTTCAATCAATCACTGAAAAAAATCCAATCAAAGGTCATCTTTTACCATTAGTTTTAGAATTTCCGTGGCTTGGCAAAACTTTATTTGCTATTGGCGTTATTTAA
- a CDS encoding aspartyl/asparaginyl beta-hydroxylase domain-containing protein: MDKQSLELSFFLLFLKLLKLLSPQGNIDRFENALKSYITLSEESTSNPAQKMSAFLYPGITHKPWYEPHDNDILNLVSNKLQQGFNDIENEWLAYISSGCNIVSRFNASNLFTSLKDDDWKAYLLWKEGNFTQIGLSHFPKTVDILSKLEPFLYPFGHIEFYVMKPGVVLPPHTDNINTSLTCHLALTIPEKCGISVGGKTQSWIKGRTLFFDDSFEHEAWNKSQEERVVLSLDLYHPEMTKIEKNLLQFVLKKFNFSSEEDGVNKIPDTQDIEKVLDKQAL, from the coding sequence ATGGATAAGCAGTCTTTAGAGTTAAGTTTTTTTCTTTTGTTTCTGAAGTTATTAAAATTGTTATCTCCCCAAGGAAATATTGATCGTTTTGAAAACGCACTCAAATCTTATATAACTTTATCAGAGGAATCAACCTCTAACCCTGCTCAAAAAATGAGTGCGTTTTTATATCCTGGCATTACTCATAAACCCTGGTATGAGCCACACGATAATGATATTTTAAATCTTGTCAGTAATAAACTTCAACAAGGATTCAATGATATAGAAAATGAATGGTTAGCTTATATCTCATCTGGATGTAATATTGTTTCTAGGTTTAATGCTAGCAATCTCTTTACATCCCTCAAAGATGATGATTGGAAAGCATACTTGTTATGGAAAGAAGGTAATTTTACACAAATAGGTCTTTCTCACTTTCCTAAAACAGTTGATATTTTATCTAAATTGGAACCTTTTTTATATCCTTTCGGACATATAGAGTTTTATGTGATGAAACCTGGAGTTGTCTTACCACCACACACGGATAATATCAATACTTCCTTAACATGTCATTTAGCGCTCACGATTCCAGAAAAATGTGGTATAAGCGTCGGCGGGAAAACACAAAGTTGGATTAAAGGACGGACTTTATTTTTTGACGATAGCTTTGAACACGAAGCATGGAATAAAAGTCAAGAAGAACGAGTAGTATTATCATTAGACTTATATCATCCTGAAATGACAAAAATTGAAAAAAATCTGTTGCAATTTGTGCTAAAAAAATTCAATTTTTCATCTGAAGAAGATGGAGTAAATAAAATACCAGATACACAGGACATAGAAAAAGTCTTAGATAAGCAAGCACTCTAA